The DNA sequence ATCTCACACCTGTGAAATTCTAGTTTCTATTTTAGAAAAGGTATATTTGGTCCACGGAAATACATTCCGACTGGAGATGAAAGACCACATTTGCCAACAACCAAATTTTGTTTACCCTTATGAAGGTGGATCTTAGAATTTATGCTTTATGATTATGGACAAGAAAACCAGTGGGCCAAACACAGATGACAAGCTACCATTCCTGCAAACAGGCCTCACTTGCCGTGTGTGGCCAACCATCGGGCCTTCCAGGAAAATTTCTGTTGGCATCGAACGTGCACTGAACCTCAGTAGGAGGAATCTTTGAACGTACGGTGTGATTTAGAGAGGACGTTGAAAAACTCTCGTGTGAGTGTCGCTCAGACAGGACAGCCAACAGCCTgcaaatttgagttttattttgtttcattcaaACTTCCCAGGGTgttataaagttttttttcccGTGCTTTCATTTTGTGCAAGCACGGAGATTTTTGTCCTCCAGTATTTTTCCCAACTGCTAATAAATATACATAGTCATTAGCAATAAAGGGCAACGTGTAATCTGTCCCTGAACCAACTCACCTGTTGTGGCTTCTCCATTGTCATTCTGAGCCTGTTGCCAGGAGCTCACAGGGAGGAATATTCAGTATTCCTGACAGCTGAGTCTTACTAACCCTCTCCCGCACCACACTTGAGGCTCAGAATCTGAGAAATTATCTTTCCCAATTCTTCCAAGTTTTCTCATGGACTGTCCTTCCCACCCTCAGCCTGTCTACGCCCTTCAGACAGGCTGCACTTTTCTGGGCAGATTTCTGAAATTGTTTTGGTGGACAAATGTTCAATTTCAGGTGGGCCTCAGGGAAAAAGGTAGCAAAACACACCACAAAAGGAAATGTACACTTGTGATGTTGAGCACAGCACCGAAAAGGAGAGTttcaaagagaggaaaacaacttGAGATATTAACTGGTGAGCATCAGAATTGTTCTTCAGAGATCTGAGTGACACGTCACGGAAAACATTGTAATGACCTGTTATTAAATTTAATACCTCAAACAGATGGTGttccattttccccccaaaagcagATTGCTCACCTGATTGAAAAATCGTTTTTGAGCCTTTACCCCAAACCCAGTTGTTTAACTTCTGTTGTGATCTGGTTTGTTTCCCTTACTTGGCCAATCTGACAATTTAATCGTTTCTACTTTTTTCTAGTTGATACTCAAGGACCCAAAACTACCCACCTTATTTATGTGAGGAGTTACCGTTACCCCGAGCCCCAAATTGTCAGGACCTCTGAAGGATCTGCTAAGTTCAAGTACTGTGTCTACATCCTCTGGTCAAAAGAGTAGATTCTTATGGGTACTTAATGTAGATTTCCCTGAAAGTCTCCACAACTTTCATCCTAACCCCACCTTCCAGTGCATTTCTGAGGGTTCCTGACAAAACTTCTGCTCCAGTCAGCTGTTTCAGAGGGACACCCTTGAAGGGCCAGAGGGCAGAGTCCAGAGGTTCAGGCTCTAAAACCCATGAACCTAGTGAGggtggtgggattttttttttcttaaataaaaaacacacattttaagaaataatttgaaatccTTACGGCCGCATGATGCAGAAATAAATCCATCTTATTttgactttgaaaatatttttatttgaatagtaAATAGTTATACAGTTGAAACAGTTCTATTGAAGCTTTCTATAAATAGCtaacaattaagaaaataatgtatgTAGAAAAGAGATTGCATTTAAAAGTAAGAGCTGTCGGTTGTATGAGGGTTCCAGGGTCCCTCTAAGCAGAATAAAATGGTAGGTTGTCTGTAATTCGCTCAGATAGGTATAAAAGTTAAAACTTTTAACAGATCCCTTTAGAAAAAGGCTCTCTTCTAAAATGCACAGTGAAATGTCAAGAGTGGCAAGGGGCAGGGGGAAAgcgtaccaaaaaaaaaaaaaaagatctgcaatcaaataatataatcttcataattaatataaataaataaagaataaataacaattaCTCATAAATCAACATATACATTTAGAGAGAACTCATATAGTCCTACCTCAACAAAGATGATCAAACCAAAGAGTCTTATGTGAAGTATTGAGGCAGTTTCTACAGCATTTTCTGAAtattcccttccctccccccaaaaacaaTCCCAAACAGACAACAGTTCAAGGCATTTGTGGCTATACTAAAGAAAACTCTTTTTTAAGCAATTTGATTTGTTCACATACAAAAAGGTAAAGCCAGACTCCAGCAGTTCACAAGCCATAATAAAGCTAATCGTGTGGGAAGTTCAATTTACAGCCTGTGAAATATAAAGGCATTTATTCCTCAAGATTCACCCAAAACAACCCGTACGCTACATACATAGAGAGCAGAGACTGGTAGGCGAGAGCAAACCGCATTTCTAGACCATGAACACAGCGAATACTAGCAAGAAAAACAGCTCTCCGCTCCAAGGGGGAAGCTTCCAACCACGAGACAAACGCGTACAGCTTTTCTCTCTTGTACAGAAGAGATTGGCTCCTGTTGCGCCAAGTGGGGAAAGGGGACACAACGCAAAACCGGTGGGGGGTCCAAAAGGAGTCACAACGAGAGGATCGGGGTTACCGTCACGCCACACCGAGAGAAGCGGAGACAACACTTTCACCGGGGGTGGGCACCCCCGGCGCGGACGCAGGTTCAGGGCGCGCAGGGCGCGCTCTCCTCGTGGGTCTCCAAGAGAAGGCACAGTTccggggcggggagtgggggccGGGGTGGAGCGCGCGTTCTAGCAGGCCGGACGCACGGGGACCTGCAGGAGGATCACCTGTCTGTTCTCGGACGGGTGGCACTTGTTGATGTGCCGCGTGAGACCGGGCGAGCTGTAGAAGGTGGCCGGGCAGTACTTGCAAGGGAACACCTGGGCGGCGTGCAGCAGGCGCAGGTGGCGCTCCTGGGCTCCCTTGCTGGGGAATGTCTCCCCGCACACCGGGCACAGGTGGCACTCGGCAGACGCGCTCAGGCCCAGCACGCCGGCCGCCTCGCCGTCGCCGGCCGCCTCCTGGGGCGCCTTTTCATCAGGCCCAGGGTACAAGGCCAGTAGGTCCTCAGCCGGAGGCGCAGGCGGCGCGCCCTTGGCCTGCAGCGCCTGGTGGTGCGCCAGCAGGTGCTTGCGCAGATAGGCCTGGCGGCGGAACTTCTTGGCGCAGTGGTGGCACTCGTAGAGCCCGTCCTCGGAGCCCGACTCGGACACGCCGCCGGGGCTCGGCGTGTCGCGGTCGCTGCCGCCGCCTGTCGCCTCCCGCGCCTCAGCCCTGGCAGCGGTTTCAGGCTCGGACGCGCGGGCGGCAGCGGGCGCAGGCCGCGGTTTGTGCCAGCGGCGGTGCGAGGCCAGGTTGGCGGGGCAGCTGAAGACCTTGGCGCACTCGGGGCAGCGGTACTCCACGCGCACAATGCGCGAGCACTTGTGCTGCGCCAGCGCGAACGGGTCGGCGTACTCCTCCTTGCAGAGCTGACAGATGAACTCGCCCAGCGGCCGCGCCgcgccccccgcccggccccgcggcgCCTCCACTGGGCCCTCCTTGATCTTGAGCCCCAGCACAGGCGACGTGGTCACCTCGTCCTCGAAGTGCAGCTTGCGGATGGCTTTGGGCTTCTTAGCGCCCGGGGCCTTGGCTACCTTGGCGGGCGGCTcggcggcggcggtggggggCGCGGGCCGCTTCCCCGGGGGCCGCAGGGAGGCGGCGGGGGGCAGCGGGGGACCGGGCCCTGGGCCGCGGGCCGCCTCGGCGCCCGCGGAGAACGCCGTGCCCATCTTGAGCTCGGCGGGCGCAAAGAGCAGCGGGTCCCCGCCGCAGGTGCCGCCGCCGCCCGTGCCGTTCGcgccggcgccgccgccgccgccgcctccgagTAGAGCGGCGGGCGTGGGGAAGGACTCTGCGGAGACCGGTGACCCGAGGTTGAAGCTGCGCTCGAAGTACTTGTGCTTCTCGTGCTCGCGGCTCACCGGCCGCGTGGGGCTGTAGAGCGGCGCTGGGTGCGCGGCCTCGGGGTTGCCAAAGTGCGCGGCCCGCGGGcccggcgggggcggcggcgggcccGGCGCGCAGGCGAGCGCGGCAGCGAGCGCCGCATGGGCGCGCTCGGCCGGCGGCGGCAGCGGTCCCGGTCCGGGGTTCGGCGCTGGGGGCGAGGCGCGGGCGCCCCCGCAGCCAGGCGAGAGCAGCAGCGCGCGGTCGCCGTCCTCGCCGCCGCGGACCCGGTAGGACACGGGCGTGGACTTCTTGCTGCGCTTCACCAGGAAGCCGCGGGGCATGTTGGCGCGGCGCGAGGACAAGGCACTGGCTCGGTCCCACCTCCGCGCTCGGCCCTGGCGGCCCTCAGTGCCCCCGGCCCATGGCCCGGACGCGGCGGTTGCGGGACTCGCGTGGCGCTGGCGGCGGATCGGCCCGGCTCTGCGCCCTGCACGCGCGTCCCTGTCCCCGGGCCCGGGAGCCGCTCCCTTTTAACTGGGGGAGGGGGCCATTGTTCTCGCCTCCCGCTTCCCCCGGAGCCAATCAGCGCGCCCGCAGCTCCTCCGCCTGGTCGGGTGGGAGGGCGACGGGGCGGCAAAAAGGAGGCCGGGACTTGGGGGTCGCCCGGTAGGTGCGGCAGATGTACCTGAGGGCGCGGGGCCCCCGCGCGCGCCCCGCTGCCGCCCCGCCCGACGCCGCCGCCCCGCCCGGCCCAGGCACACGCCCGGCCCCGCCTCCCTTCACGGTCTGCTGCTCCTCTATGGGGAGGCGCACGTGCCTGGGCTTTGTGTCTCTCCTCCGGGGGGCGCGGAGCCGCCAAATGGGCCCGTCCATCAGCACGACAATGCACGCCCCCCTCCCGCGCGGGGATTACCCGCGGGTCGCGAGCAAAATAGCAACAAAGGAGAAGAATGGCCCCAAATATGTCAGGAGGGTTCAATCCGCGAGCCGGAGCGGAGGGGGAAGTTGTGCGCGCTGATTGGGTAGGGGCGGCGGTGGGCAGCAGCAGGCGCCAGGGAGATCTGAGTGCGGCTGCTGGAGCGGGAGAGGGGTCGGGGGAGGCGCAGGGACTCCGCCTGGTGcctgggaaataataaaaaatcgaAAATAGCGACAAAGCCCGGACGGCCGAGAGCCTCGGCCGGGTGGGCCACGGGACCGAGGACCTAAGCGAAAATGGGACCCTAGGCTTCCAAACTTGGGTAGAGGATTTGGCCTTCAGGCTGCAGCCAGGGGCGATGTTTGCGTCCAAGGCCTTCGTGCGCCCGTGTGCGTCTGCAAGGTTTTATCTGGAGTTTTAGGAACAGTTGGCATCGCACTTCTTTAATCGCCAGCAGACGCAGCCCTGGGGCGGGGCGCGgtgaggggggtggtggtggtaagtTAGGCTGGGTTTCAAAAGGAACTTgaatttctgaactttttttttttttttttttaagttctcagaGGCTCAAGGATTGGCACCTAGGCCACTCTGAGCTTCCGTGAGGCGCAGGGCTGGGTTGATTCGGGAGGAGTTGGCCAAAGGCCGAaacgcggggcgcctgggtggctcagtggtttaagccgctgccttcggctcaggtcatgatctcagggtcttgggatcgagccccgcatcgggctctctgctcagtggggagcctgtttctccctctccctctgcctctctgcctacttgtgacctctctctctaataaataaattaaaaaaaaacatttaaaaaaaaaaaaaaacaaaggccgAAACGCGCGGTCGGCCGCGTGCGCCCCACTGAAGTTGGTTTCCGCTCTCCTCGCGCCGCCTCATGCATTTTCATTCCGAGCGGGCATTTTGTCTGCCGGCTGACATCAGATGCTAAATCAAGGGCTCCAATCAAGGCGCAGCGGAATAAAGGGGCCTCCTGTCTGGGCGCGGGGGCCCCCCCGGAGCCGTGCCCCCTTCACCTTTGTGAAGGAAATTAACCTCCCGCTATTGAGCGCCGGTCGCGGCCAATCTGGACGCAAAAGAGACGCGTGCTGCCggccggggggaggtgggggcaatCTGTCCTCAGAGGCAGTCTTCGGCCTCGGAGAGGACAAGCTGCCTCCCCCCCTTGCCACCAGGAAAAGACAACAACGGAGATCCACACACTCACAATCCCCTACCCACCACCTCGGCAGCCCCGTTTGGACCCAGATCGGGCACTTTGCCTTCGTCCTCTTCCCAGTCCAGCCCCGTGGAACACAAAAGGCAGAATCTCCGGCGTACCTGGGCAGAACCCCAAGAGTGCAGAGTGGGCCTGATCACCCATCACTAGAGAACAAATAGCAAAGCCGCAGAAAATGTTATGTTGTGAGGAAATTGTCACTCACTTtattgagagagaaggaaacggacaattctttctggaaaattctgCGTACCTATATAGATTATGCTGAGTTTTGTTATGTTTACTGCCACTGAAGGTATTTAATTGTTTTTGGATTTTCCCTCTAAAAATACCCTGGTGGGGAAATTAGGCAGATTTGTTTTTCCCAGAATCCACATGAGTAATAAGTTGTAATGGGGAAAACTGTTAGGCTTATTTAATCAAAGGGTTAATCAAGTTGGTTAATCAAAAGGAAAGATGTTTGATTttatgtttgtgattttttttttaagctcagaCTAAAAAGAGTAgaatacatataatggaatatattttgaaagctCTCACCCTCgttttaaaaatgctaattgCGGTGAATGCTAGTCCTCAAAAAAAGTTAGAAATTCTAAAATGAGTTTGTCTAAAAGTTATAAATATGTTTCCATCTAAAAGAAACTGATGTTATTTCCTTGCTCTTTTGAGCGCTGATTAATACTGCTGATGAAATTAGAAGTAGGAGAGGGATTCCGGGACAGCGTTggccaattttattttctaatcacGAATCCCATCTGGATTGTGGAATAATAGGGCGGGGACTCGGCCCGCTGTCCCCAACTGACTGCGGGGTATTTGGGCTTGCATGTGTAACACGCTTTCATTCAACAGATAACAGTGAGTTAGTCACCTTgtgaatcctttaaaaataacaacaccCATAATTGTAAatagggcgggggggggggcgcggcaaaagaaccaaaccaaagcaaaatccTTCCTGAATGCAGCGAATTCAAACGGGTTCTGAATTAAGCCTAGAGGATCTATTGAACACTATTGAGATACTGAGATTCAATGGATCTTTTGCTTAGTTTGTGGTTTTTAGTCTTGCCAGGGAGAGTGAAATCTGCTTTCAGACGAGTGTGgccaaaataaatggaaacttgAAAGGTGCTAGTATTAGAAACTAATTTCAAATCTCAGGACTGGGGAAGAATTAGGCTGAGGGTGCGCGCACACACCAGCAACCTCCAAGTAGGTACAGCCTTGCACCTGGTCCTAAGTTTCGGTTGTCTTCTGAGTGATCTCATTTCTCAAAATCTGCGCGTCTGCAATCCCCCCTCCCTACGGGGCCATCGGGTTGAAACATTTGTCTTCTGGGAAGAGCAAAGCACCACCACGCTGCGCCCCGCGGCCGGCCTTTAAGCACTGCGATTCCGAGTGGGCGCCGCGTGGAGTTGGATGGGGAAAACACTGAGCAGTGCTTTGCCTCGCTCCAGACGATCTTCACCGGAGTCGGCGAGCTTAGGGATCCAAGGCAGGTCCCCAAGTGTCCTTCCCAGGCCTCAGGCGACTCCTCCCCTTCCTGTGGGGTCGGTCCTGAGCTCCGCTTTGGAAACATTCGGCAGCCTCAGTGCTTCTCGTCCTTGCAGACCCCGCTACGGGTTCTTCCTTTGACAGACGCAGGACTGGAGGCCGCgggtgctctttttttttttttttttttttttcggtacTGGTGTCCCAGGCAGCCGTCGGGGAGAGCACCGGGGTTCACTGTGAACCCCAGCTGAAGAGTCTAGCTCCGGGGAGTTTCCCGAAAGCGCGAAGCTTGGAAATAGGCTCCAAAAGCGGGGGATTTCGGCCTAGGAATTGCCCGGTGGGGTGTCGCGCTGTCCAGGCGGTCACTGAGCTCCTGACTGGCGGAGACCGGAGGGTCCGCAATCCTACCGCGCTGCGCGTTTAGCGACATGCGGAGGGGCGACGGGGTTGACAGTGCTCCCCCGCCAACACCCCTACCCCATTCTGCAGTGGACCCTTCTCCGGGACTCACAGAAACCGCACCCCAggccctccctgcccacctgccgCGACCCGGCCTGAACCGCGCGTTACCGCCACCGAACCCGCAGTCAGGTCCCGGAGGGGCCCACGCCCCAGTGCGCGAGGCGAGCGCGGGGCCCGAGCCCGGGAGAGGCTTTGTGTTTGCAGGAATGAGGGGTTGTTGTGTCAGTCCCAGGGGCACGCGAGAGACACGCGCAGCCCGCCTGCCGCCCCGCCCGGCCGGGTCCGGCCTCCAGGCACCTTCCGGGCACCCGCCCGCGGGCCGCTGTCTTTGTTCGGCACATTAGCATAAAGCTGCCATGGATCTCTCGTTTAAATAATTCCACACAAAAGGAGAGTGCATGAAAGAGAGCGAACAAGGGAGAATCCGCGAGGCTGCGCCTTCCGCAGGGCGCGGGGAGGGACCGCGCTCAAGTATTTCCCTCCCCTCGAGTTTCGAGTGCCCCCGGCAATCTGCTGCGCACCCATTATTCGGCCTGGGGCCGACGGGGTGGCTGGCCGCCGCTTTTATCCTCCCTAGTGTGCCGTCGGGGCCATTGCACGCTCTGTGAAGTGCCCTCGGGGCTGTTTGTTTTTGCCTTGGGTGGGACCCTGGGAGGGGGGCCAGAGGCTCCCGGGCCCCGCAACGGGAAGGGTGGTGCTGACGAAGCCAGAAAATGTGGAAAAGCCATAAGCCGAGAATTATGCCAGTGAGAGCTGGAATGGCACAGAACGGACCGGGATGACATTGAAC is a window from the Meles meles chromosome 16, mMelMel3.1 paternal haplotype, whole genome shotgun sequence genome containing:
- the INSM1 gene encoding insulinoma-associated protein 1, which produces MPRGFLVKRSKKSTPVSYRVRGGEDGDRALLLSPGCGGARASPPAPNPGPGPLPPPAERAHAALAAALACAPGPPPPPPGPRAAHFGNPEAAHPAPLYSPTRPVSREHEKHKYFERSFNLGSPVSAESFPTPAALLGGGGGGGAGANGTGGGGTCGGDPLLFAPAELKMGTAFSAGAEAARGPGPGPPLPPAASLRPPGKRPAPPTAAAEPPAKVAKAPGAKKPKAIRKLHFEDEVTTSPVLGLKIKEGPVEAPRGRAGGAARPLGEFICQLCKEEYADPFALAQHKCSRIVRVEYRCPECAKVFSCPANLASHRRWHKPRPAPAAARASEPETAARAEAREATGGGSDRDTPSPGGVSESGSEDGLYECHHCAKKFRRQAYLRKHLLAHHQALQAKGAPPAPPAEDLLALYPGPDEKAPQEAAGDGEAAGVLGLSASAECHLCPVCGETFPSKGAQERHLRLLHAAQVFPCKYCPATFYSSPGLTRHINKCHPSENRQVILLQVPVRPAC